Proteins encoded by one window of Synechococcus sp. WH 7805:
- the groL gene encoding chaperonin GroEL (60 kDa chaperone family; promotes refolding of misfolded polypeptides especially under stressful conditions; forms two stacked rings of heptamers to form a barrel-shaped 14mer; ends can be capped by GroES; misfolded proteins enter the barrel where they are refolded when GroES binds): protein MAKRIIYNENARRALEKGIDILAESVAVTLGPKGRNVVLEKKFGAPQIINDGVTIAKEIELEDHIENTGVALIRQAASKTNDAAGDGTTTATVLAHAMVKAGLRNVAAGANAITLKKGIDKASDFLVAEIKNKANPISDSNAIAQVGTISAGNDEEVGRMIADAMDKVGKEGVISLEEGKSMTTELEVTEGMRFDKGYISPYFATDTERMEAVLDEPYILLTDKKIGLVQDLVPVLEQIARTGKPLLIIAEDIEKEALATLVVNRLRGVLNVAAVKAPGFGDRRKAMLEDMAVLTNGQLITEDAGLKLENAKIEMLGTARRVTINKDTTTIVAEGNEVAVKARCEQIKKQMDETESTYDKEKLQERLAKLAGGVAVVKVGAATETEMKDKKLRLEDAINATKAAVEEGIVPGGGTTLAHLAPALEQWASSTLSGEELIGANIVAAALTAPLMRIAENAGVNGAVVAENVKAKSFNEGYNAANGEYVDMLAAGIVDPAKVTRSGLQNAASIAGMVLTTECIVADLPEKKEAAPAGGGMGGGDFDY from the coding sequence ATGGCTAAGCGCATCATCTACAACGAGAACGCACGCCGCGCTCTCGAGAAAGGCATCGACATCCTGGCTGAATCCGTTGCCGTCACCCTCGGCCCTAAAGGTCGCAACGTGGTGTTGGAAAAGAAGTTCGGCGCCCCTCAGATCATCAATGACGGTGTCACCATCGCCAAAGAGATCGAGCTCGAGGATCACATCGAGAACACAGGTGTTGCTCTGATCCGTCAGGCCGCCTCCAAAACGAACGACGCTGCCGGTGACGGCACCACCACCGCCACTGTCCTGGCCCACGCCATGGTGAAGGCCGGTTTGCGCAATGTGGCTGCTGGCGCTAATGCCATCACGCTGAAGAAAGGCATCGATAAGGCCTCCGATTTCCTCGTGGCCGAGATCAAAAACAAGGCCAACCCGATCAGCGACAGCAACGCCATCGCTCAGGTGGGCACCATCTCCGCTGGTAACGATGAGGAAGTGGGTCGGATGATCGCCGACGCCATGGACAAGGTCGGTAAGGAAGGCGTGATCTCCCTGGAGGAGGGCAAGTCGATGACCACCGAACTGGAGGTCACCGAGGGCATGCGTTTCGACAAGGGTTATATCTCTCCCTACTTCGCCACCGACACCGAGCGCATGGAAGCGGTGCTGGATGAGCCCTACATCCTGCTCACCGATAAGAAGATCGGCCTGGTGCAGGATCTTGTTCCGGTGCTGGAACAGATTGCCCGCACTGGCAAGCCTCTGCTGATCATTGCTGAGGACATCGAGAAGGAAGCTCTGGCCACCCTGGTGGTGAACCGTCTTCGTGGTGTGCTGAACGTGGCTGCCGTGAAGGCTCCTGGCTTCGGTGACCGCCGTAAGGCCATGCTCGAAGACATGGCTGTGTTGACCAACGGTCAGCTGATTACTGAGGACGCCGGCCTCAAGCTCGAGAACGCCAAGATCGAGATGCTGGGCACTGCCCGCCGCGTGACGATCAACAAGGACACCACCACGATCGTTGCTGAGGGCAATGAAGTGGCCGTGAAGGCCCGCTGCGAGCAGATCAAGAAGCAGATGGACGAAACCGAGTCCACCTATGACAAGGAGAAGCTGCAGGAGCGTCTGGCCAAGCTGGCTGGCGGTGTCGCCGTGGTGAAGGTGGGTGCAGCCACCGAAACTGAGATGAAGGACAAGAAGCTTCGTCTCGAAGACGCCATCAATGCCACCAAGGCTGCGGTTGAGGAGGGCATCGTTCCTGGTGGCGGTACCACCCTGGCTCATCTGGCTCCCGCCCTTGAGCAGTGGGCCTCGTCCACGCTCAGCGGTGAAGAACTGATCGGTGCCAACATCGTGGCTGCGGCTCTGACCGCCCCACTGATGCGCATCGCTGAGAATGCCGGTGTCAACGGTGCTGTCGTTGCCGAGAACGTGAAGGCCAAGTCCTTCAACGAGGGCTACAACGCTGCCAATGGCGAATATGTCGACATGCTTGCTGCAGGCATCGTTGATCCTGCCAAGGTGACACGTTCCGGTCTGCAGAACGCGGCATCAATCGCTGGAATGGTGCTCACTACCGAATGCATCGTGGCGGATCTTCCCGAGAAGAAGGAAGCAGCACCTGCCGGCGGCGGCATGGGTGGTGGCGACTTCGACTACTGA
- the secG gene encoding preprotein translocase subunit SecG, with product MITTVLSWIWISSGLLLILFVLLHSPKGDGMGGLAASGSSTFTSSSSAEATLNRITWTTLAVFLTLAIILSAGWLK from the coding sequence ATGATTACAACCGTTCTTTCCTGGATCTGGATCAGCAGTGGGCTGCTGCTCATTCTTTTTGTTCTTCTTCACAGCCCCAAGGGTGATGGCATGGGAGGTCTGGCGGCCAGTGGCAGCTCCACATTCACGAGCTCAAGCAGCGCAGAGGCAACGCTCAACCGCATCACTTGGACCACGCTGGCAGTCTTTCTCACGTTGGCCATCATCCTCAGCGCTGGCTGGTTGAAATGA